A stretch of the Corylus avellana chromosome ca6, CavTom2PMs-1.0 genome encodes the following:
- the LOC132185040 gene encoding laccase-15-like translates to MKISVLQILALFFLDVGVLHCHGWARHTFVVQETPYTKLCSTKTILTVNGQIPGPTLHVTKGDTIVVEVQNKANYNVTIHWHGVRQPRYPWSDGPEYITQCPIRPGQKFRQKIKFSTEEGTLWWHAHSDWTRATVYGAIVIHPKKGTSYPFPKPHAEVPIILGEWWKEGITELYDEFLASGGDPNVSDAYTINGQPGDLCPCSKSETFKFMVDHGKTYLLRIINSALQDILFFGIAKHKLTVVGTDASYTKPLKTDYIAISPGQTFDVLLEANQPLADYYMAAKVYSSALGVEYDNTTTTAVLHYNGYDSRRNSSSTPFLPDLPSFNDTNASANFTGSLRSLADDDHPIHVPLNISTPLMFTASVNTFPCAHNSCAGPDGSRLSASLNNISFQLPSTDILSAYYYQINGVYGDKFPNVPPLKFNFTADVLPQYLLTPKKGTEVKVLKYNATVEIVLQGTNLAAGTDHPMHIHGYSFYVVGWGFGNFDKDKDPLGYNLVDPPLQNTIAIPKNGWATIRFKANNPGVWFMHCHLERHLSWGMDTTFIVKNGDHSDAKMLPPPPDMPPCS, encoded by the exons ATGAAAATTTCGGTGCTGCAAATTTTGGCACTTTTTTTCCTGGATGTTGGTGTCCTCCATTGCCATGGTTGGGCTCGTCATACTTTCGTG GTGCAAGAGACTCCATACACAAAACTTTGCAGCACGAAAACCATCTTGACGGTCAACGGACAAATTCCTGGACCAACTCTTCATGTTACCAAAGGAGATACTATCGTTGTTGAAGTTCAAAACAAAGCCAATTATAACGTCACCATTCACTG GCATGGAGTGAGGCAACCAAGATATCCATGGTCGGATGGTCCAGAATATATTACACAATGTCCAATACGACCCGGGCAAAAGTTTagacagaaaataaaattttccaccGAGGAAGGAACTCTGTGGTGGCATGCACACAGTGACTGGACACGTGCGACTGTTTATGGCGCTATAGTCATCCATCCCAAGAAGGGAACCAGTTATCCTTTTCCCAAGCCTCATGCAGAAGTGCCCATCATATTGG GAGAGTGGTGGAAGGAAGGTATAACGGAGTTATATGATGAATTTCTCGCAAGCGGGGGAGACCCCAATGTTTCCGATGCATATACCATCAACGGTCAACCTGGAGATTTATGTCCATGCTCAAAATCGG AAACTTTCAAATTCATGGTGGACCATGGAAAGACGTATCTACTCCGCATAATCAACTCTGCTCTTCAGGATATTCTCTTCTTTGGCATCGCAAAACATAAACTGACGGTCGTGGGAACAGACGCCAGCTACACCAAGCCACTGAAGACAGACTACATTGCAATATCACCTGGTCAAACGTTTGATGTCCTGTTAGAAGCAAACCAGCCGCTAGCCGACTATTATATGGCTGCTAAAGTCTATTCCAGCGCACTAGGTGTGGAATACGACAATACCACCACCACTGCGGTTTTGCACTACAACGGATACGACAGTCGTCGTAATTCATCTTCAACACCTTTCTTGCCTGATCTTCCTTCCTTCAACGACACAAATGCATCTGCTAACTTCACGGGCAGCCTTAGAAGTTTAGCCGATGATGATCATCCGATTCACGTGCCTTTAAACATAAGCACGCCGCTAATGTTTACCGCTTCTGTAAACACATTTCCATGCGCACATAACTCATGTGCGGGCCCTGATGGATCGCGGCTCTCTGCAAGCTTGAACAACATAAGCTTTCAGTTGCCATCCACCGACATATTAAGCGcatattattatcaaatcaatgGCGTCTATGGGGACAAATTTCCGAACGTGCCGCCTTTGAAGTTTAATTTTACAGCAGACGTTCTCCCACAGTATCTACTGACGCCAAAAAAAGGGACGGAAGTGAAAGTACTTAAATATAACGCAACGGTGGAGATTGTTTTGCAAGGAACAAACTTGGCTGCAGGGACAGATCATCCCATGCACATACATGGGTATAGTTTCTACGTGGTTGGTTGGGGATTTGGGAATTTTGACAAAGACAAGGATCCTTTGGGATATAATCTTGTTGACCCTCCTCTTCAGAATACTATTGCTATCCCTAAGAACGGCTGGGCTACCATAAGATTCAAAGCAAACAACCCAG GGGTGTGGTTCATGCACTGCCACTTAGAACGTCACCTGAGTTGGGGTATGGATACGACATTCATTGTCAAGAATGGGGATCACTCAGACGCAAAAATGTTGCCCCCACCACCAGACATGCCGCCATGTTCATGA
- the LOC132184017 gene encoding cytochrome P450 78A7-like yields the protein MELTSSMDWSWCLFALPAVVESQNLLCLVFFSTLMALFSVAFLTWAFSTGGFAWKDGRNQMGQVPIPGPRGLPLFGSLFTLSHGLAHRTLARMASSSRATQLMAFSLGSTPAVISSDPIIAREILTSPHFANRPIKQSAKTLMFSRAIGFAPNGTYWRLLRRIASAHLFASKRIAAHEAGRQLDCAAMLHAIANEQSLHGTVSLRKHLQAAALNNIMGTVFGKRYNLTCKNAEATELHEIVREGFEVLGAFNWSDYLPWLSYFYDPFHINERCSALVPRVRKLVKKIIDEHRHVDSSRLSDNSDFVHVLLSLEGDEKLEEDDMVAVLWEMIFRGTDTTALLTEWVMAELVVNYDAQNKLHHELDFLVGNKNVTDADVAKLPYLQAVIKETLRLHPPGPLLSWARISTSDVHFSNGMVVPANTTAMVNMWSITHDPKVWEDPLVFKPERFLKSEEGADVDPRGGDLRLAPFGAGRRVCPGKNLGLVTVSLWVAKLVHQFKWVQDKANPFDLTHEILKLSCEMKNPLFAVAVPRNGVPVIYG from the exons atGGAGTTAACTTCTTCTATGGACTGGAGCTGGTGTCTGTTTGCACTCCCAGCTGTTGTGGAAAGCCAAAACTTGTtgtgtttggttttcttttctaccCTCATGGCCCTTTTCTCAGTTGCCTTTCTAACCTGGGCTTTCTCCACTGGAGGGTTTGCCTGGAAAGATGGCAGGAACCAAATGGGCCAGGTCCCGATTCCTGGACCTAGAGGCCTTCCTCTCTTCGGCAGTTTATTCACCTTGAGCCACGGCTTGGCTCATCGCACTCTTGCTCGCATGGCTTCCTCCAGTCGCGCCACCCAGCTCATGGCTTTTAGCTTGGGCTCAACCCCTGCCGTGATCTCCTCCGATCCCATAATTGCTCGTGAAATCTTGACCTCTCCCCATTTCGCCAACCGTCCGATCAAGCAATCCGCTAAGACCCTGATGTTCTCCAGGGCCATTGGGTTCGCTCCAAATGGAACGTACTGGCGGCTCCTAAGAAGGATTGCATCAGCTCACCTATTTGCGTCGAAGCGCATTGCTGCTCACGAAGCCGGCCGCCAGCTGGACTGCGCCGCCATGTTGCATGCCATCGCCAATGAGCAATCACTTCATGGCACCGTTTCCTTACGAAAGCACCTTCAAGCTGCGGCGCTTAACAACATTATGGGGACCGTATTTGGAAAAAGATACAACCTCACGTGCAAAAATGCTGAGGCTACAGAATTGCATGAGATTGTTAGAGAAGGGTTTGAGGTCTTAGGTGCTTTCAACTGGTCTGATTATCTCCCATGGCTCAGCTACTTTTACGACCCTTTTCATATCAACGAACGCTGCTCAGCTCTAGTGCCTCGTGTCAGAAAGCttgtaaagaaaataatagatgAGCACCGCCATGTTGATTCCAGCCGGCTCTCTGACAATTCTGATTTTGTTCATGTTCTACTCTCTTTAGAAGGGGATGAGAAACTTGAAGAAGATGACATGGTGGCCGTCTTGTGG GAAATGATCTTTCGTGGTACTGATACAACTGCACTATTAACTGAGTGGGTCATGGCGGAGCTAGTCGTGAACTATGATGCGCAAAACAAGCTTCACCACGAGCTTGACTTTCTTGTGGGAAACAAAAACGTCACAGATGCTGATGTGGCTAAATTGCCCTACCTCCAAGCTGTCATAAAGGAGACCCTACGTCTCCACCCACCTGGGCCCCTCCTCTCATGGGCCCGGATATCCACGTCGGATGTCCACTTCAGCAACGGCATGGTGGTGCCAGCCAACACTACCGCCATGGTTAACATGTGGTCAATTACCCATGACCCGAAAGTGTGGGAGGACCCTTTGGTGTTCAAGCCAGAGAGGTTCTTGAAGAGTGAAGAGGGTGCTGACGTGGACCCCAGGGGAGGGGACCTCAGGCTCGCACCCTTTGGGGCTGGTCGTAGGGTGTGTCCTGGCAAGAACCTAGGGCTCGTCACTGTAAGCCTTTGGGTGGCTAAGTTGGTGCACCAATTCAAATGGGTTCAAGACAAGGCTAACCCATTTGACCTAACTCATGAGATCCTGAAGTTGTCTTGTGAGATGAAGAACCCTCTCTTTGCTGTGGCTGTTCCAAGGAATGGTGTTCCAGTTATTTACGGTTAG